Within the Comamonadaceae bacterium OTU4NAUVB1 genome, the region CGAGCGCTCCTTGGCCTCCAGGATGGCGAGCTGGGCGTCGATGCGCGAACGCATGTCGGCGCCGGCGCGGTCGAGCAGGCCGGTCTTGCGCAGGCGCTGCGCGATGGCGCGCGCGATCAGCGCCGGATTGAGGTCGGCGTTGGCGCGCAGCAGCGTGTGCGCGGTCGGGTTGGGCATCGACCACTCGCCGCCCGAATAGCCCTCGGCCGCGTGGACCTCGCCCTCGTCGAACTTGCCCACCACGTTCGGGCGCACGTCGGAGCGCCAGTTGTAGAGCTCTTCCTTGAGCTGGTATTCGATGACCTGGCGCTTCTCCTCGATCACCAGGATCTCCTGCAGGCCGGTGGCGAACTCGCGCGTGAGCTGCGCCTCCAGCGGCCACACCACGCCGACCTTGTGCAGCCGGATGCCGATCTGCCGGCACGCCGCGTCGTCCAGGCCCAGGTCGATCAGTGCCTGGCGGGTGTCGTTGAAGGCCTTGCCGCTGGCCATGATGCCCAGGCGGTCGTTCGGGCCCTCGACGACGTTGTGGTTCAGGCGGTTGGCGCGGATGTAGGCGAGGGCGGCGTACCACTTGTAGTGCATCAGCCGCGCCTCCTGCTCCAGCGCGTGGTCGGGCCAGCGGATGTGCAGGCCGCCCGGGGGCATCTCGAAGTCGGTGGGGATGACGATGTCGACGCGCTCGGGGTCGATCACGGCGGTGGCGCTGGACTCGACGATCTCCTGGATCGTCTTCATGCCCGACCACACGCCCGAGAAGCGGCTCATGGCGAAGGCGTGGATGCCCAGGTCCAGGATCTCCTGCACCGTCGCCGGGAAGAACACCGGCGTGCCGCAGGCCTTGAAGATGTGGTCGCTCTGGTGGGCGGCGGTGCTGCTCTTGGAGATGTGGTCGTCGCCGGCCACCGCGATGACGCCGCCGAATTCCGTCGTGCCGGCCATGTTGGCGTGCTTGAAGACGTCGGAGCATCGGTCCACGCCCGGGCCCTTGCCGTACCAGATGCCGAAGACGCCGTCGTAGCGGTTGGTGCCCGGGGGCGAGAAGCCCAGTTGCTGCGTGCCCCACAGCGCGGTGGCCGCCAGCTCCTCGTTCACGCCCGGCTGGAACACGATGTTCTGTGCCTTGAGGTACTTGCTGGCCTTCCACAGCGCCTGGTCGTAGCCGCCGAGCGGCGAGCCGCGGTAGCCGCTGATGAAGCCGGCCGTGTTCCTGCCCTGGCGCTGGTCGCGCAGGCGCTGGAGCATCGGCAGCTTCACGAGGGCCTGCACGCCGCTCATGAAGGCGCGGCCGTGGTCGAGCGCGTATTTGTCGTCGAGCGTGACGGTCTCGAGGGCCTTGCGGATGTGGTCGGGCAGGGGGGCGTTCATCGTGGGATGTCTCCGGGTGTGGCGTGACCTCGCGGGCCTGGCTGGGGGGATCGAGGACGGCCCGGCGCGCGCGCCGCATCCCGTGATCCTTTTCAAAGTGTAGGACCGCACCGGAGACAGGTGCTTCCATTTTTTGGCCGGGAAACCCTAGTTTCTGGAAGATCCTTTCTTAAGATGCCCGCTTATGGAAAGCATCGACAAGTTTGACCTCGCCATCCTGAAAGAGCTCCAGGACGACGGCCGCCTCACCAACGCCGAGCTGGCCCAGCGCGTGGGCCTGTCGGCCGCGCCATGCTGGCGCCGCGTGCGCGCGCTGGAGGAGTCCGGCTTCATCAAGGGCTACCACGCCGAGATCGATCGCCGCAAGATCGGCCTGGGCGTGCTGGCCTTCGTGCGGCTGGACACCGAGCGCGCTAACAGCGAGGTCACCCGCAAGATCGAGGAGGCGATCCGCAGGCTGCCCGAGATCGTCGCCTGCCACTACATCAGCGGCACCGGCATGTTCGAGCTGCAGGTGGTGGCCCAGGACCTGGACGCCTTCTCGCGCTTCGCGCTCAACAGCCTGATGAACCTGCCCAACGTGAAGGACCTGCACACCAGTTTTTCGCTGGGGGAGGTGAAGTCGGGGGCGGCGCTGCCGCTGGGGCACCTCGCGGTGAAGTGACCTCGGGCCACAATGCATCCCCGATGCCGCCCCTCTCCCCCGAAGAATCCCCCATCCCCCCGATGCGCGCCGAGCCGCCCCGCATCGGCGCCCTGGTGCCGCTCAAGCTGCCCGTCTTCCGCATGCTGTGGACCACCTGGCTGATCGCCAACGTGTGCATGTGGATGAACGACGTGGCGGCGGCCTGGATGATGACCTCGCTGACCACCTCGCCGATCTGGGTGGCGCTGGTCCAGACGGCCTCCACGCTGCCGGTGTTCCTGCTGGGGCTGCCCAGCGGCGCGCTGGCCGACATCCTCGACCGGCGGCGCTGGCTGATGGCCACGCAGTTCTGGCTGGCCGGCGTGGCGATCGTGCTGTGCGGCGCGGTCGCCCTGGGCTGGATGACCGCGCCGCTGCTGCTGGCGCTGACCTTCTTCAACGGCATCGGCCTGGCGATGCGCTGGCCGGTGTTCTCGGCCATCGTGCCCGAACTGGTGCCGCGTCCCCAGCTTCCCGCCGCGCTCGGTCTCAACGGCATCGCGATGAACGCCTCGCGCATCATCGGCCCGCTGGTCGCGGGCATGCTCATCGCGAGCGCGGGGTCGCTGTGGGT harbors:
- a CDS encoding Lrp/AsnC family transcriptional regulator, whose amino-acid sequence is MESIDKFDLAILKELQDDGRLTNAELAQRVGLSAAPCWRRVRALEESGFIKGYHAEIDRRKIGLGVLAFVRLDTERANSEVTRKIEEAIRRLPEIVACHYISGTGMFELQVVAQDLDAFSRFALNSLMNLPNVKDLHTSFSLGEVKSGAALPLGHLAVK